TCGGCCTTCGCTGGATAGCCGGCCGCTTTCAGTGTCGTGCCGAGCGTCTTGTCGAATGCCTTGAGCTGGTCCTTCGCATCGGCGGCCTTGCCGTCGTATGTATTGACGACCGTATCGCCCACCTTGATCTGCGCGGGTGTGCCTGCCGGCGCCGCGACGTTTTCATAGTTCAGGCCGGCCTTCGACAGCGCCCCCTTTGCGATGTCGCACGACGACGTGAACTTGGCGGTACCGACCGGGTTGAACTGGAACGAGCACTCCGACGGATCCGCGATCACGACGATCGGCGACTTCTGCGTCGCGGCCTCGAGAGCCGGGTTCGCGTAGTGCGTCAACGCCTTGAACAGCGGGAAGTACGTGAGCGCCGCGATCAGGCAGCCGGCCATGATGATCGGCTTGCGGCCGATCCGGTCCGACAGCGAGCCGAAGAACACGAAGAACGGCGTGCCGATCAGCAGACCCAGCGCAATCAGGATGTTCGCGCTGGTCCCGTCTACCTTGAGCGTCTGCGTCAGGAAGAACAGCGCGTAGAACTGACCCGTGTACCAGACGACAGCCTGGCCCGCGGTCAACCCGACCAGCGCGAGGATCACGATCTTCAGGTTCTTCCATTGACCGAACGCTTCGGTCAGCGGTGCCTTCGACGTCTTGCCTTCGGCCTTGATCCGCGCGAACGCCGGCGATTCGTTCAGTTGCATCCGGATCCACACGGAAACAGCCAGCAGCAGGATCGACGCGATGAACGGGATACGCCAGCCCCATGCGCCGAACGTATCTTCGCCGAGCGAGCTGCGTACGCCGACGATCACGAGCAGCGACAGGAACAGACCGAGCGTCGCTGTCGTCTGGATCCATGACGTGTAGAAGCCGCGACGGTTCGCGGGCGCGTGTTCGGCGACGTAGGTCGCGGCGCCGCCGTATTCGCCGCCGAGCGCGAGACCCTGCAGCAGTCGCATCGCGATGAAGATCACCGGCGACGCGATCCCGATTGTCGCGTAGCCGGGCAGGAAGCCGACCACGAAGGTCGACAGGCCCATGATGACGATCGTCACGAGGAACGTGTACTTGCGCCCGACCATGTCGCCGAGCCGGCCGAATACGATCGCGCCGAACGGCCGCACGGCGAAGCCGGCTGCGAAGCCGAGCAGCGTGAAGATGAACGCGGCGGTGGGATTGACCCCGGAGAAGAAGCTCTTGCTGATATAGGACGCAAGCGATCCGGCCAGATAAAAGTCGTACCACTCGAATACAGTGCCTAGCGACGATGCGAAGATCACCCGCTTCTCATCGTGCGTCATCGGCGCGTGTGCGATTTGCCCGCCAACGGTAGCCATGTGTCGTCTCCATTTTGATATGCATGCGGGCGCGCCCGGTCAGCGCGTCCCGTGCACGGATTATTGGAGTGGAAACTTACGGCCTACTGACGCGTTATCGCGAAATTTTCAGCGGGTGTTCGGACGGGCCGGCTTCGCTAAATTCCGCTATCTCTCGCGATAGCCCGGCGAAGCGGCCGGTATTGCCGCGAAGTACCCGAGCAGCATGTTTCGGGCGTGGGGCGTGGACGTCGCGTATCAGGGTAAGTCCCGTGCCGGTTCGAGCGTGCGCAAGCTGACACGCACCAGCGTGCCGGCGAGGTGCGGCGACGTCTGGTACACGTGATCCTCGATCGCGAGGGTGCCGCCATGCATCGTAGCGATCTCGCGGACGATCGCGAGGCCGAGTCCGCTGCCGTCGCCGTCGCGTCCGAGAATCCGGTAGAACCGTTCGACCACGCGCTCGCGTTCGGCTGAAGGAATGCCGATACCGGTGTCCTCGACTTCCACATGCACGAGGCTTGCCGCGGGTTCAGGCCGCACGCGCACGGTGATGCGGCCGCCGGCCGGCGTGTAGCGGATCGCGTTGTCGATCAGGTTGGACAGCATCTCGCGCAGCATCACGAGATTGCCTTCGACGTCGATCGCTTCGTTTGATTCGTCCGGGCCTTCGTAGCCGAGGTCCATCTGCTTCGCGAGCGCGGGCTGCACCCAGTCGCGCACCGCGTGCCGCGCGACGTCGTTCACCGCGACCCGCGCGAAAATCTGCCCCGACATGCGGTTTTCCGCACGCGCGAGCGCGAGCAGCTGCGTGACGAGCCGCGCCGCGTGTTCGGAACTCGTCGCGATCTGTTCGAGCGAGCGATGCACTTCGGCGGGCGCGTCCTGGCGCAGCGCCAGTTCGGCCTGGGTGCGCAATCCGGCGAGCGGCGTTTTCATCTGATGCGCGGCATCGGCGATGAAGCGCTTCTGCAGTTGCATGTTCTGCTCGAGACGCGTCAGCAGATCGTTGAACGACGTGACGAGCGGCTCGATCTCCGGTGGCGCGCGACGTGCTTCGAGCGGCGACAGATCGTCGGGGCGGCGCGCGCGGATGTGCGACTGCAGCGCATGCAGCGGCGCGAGTCCGCGCGACAGTCCGAACCACACCAGCAGGATCGCGAGCGGCAGGATCACGAACTGCGGCAGGATCACGCCTTTGATGATGTCGTTCGCGAGCTGGCTGCGCTTGTCGAGCGTCTCGCCGACCTGCACGAGCACGGCCTGCGCGCCGGGCGTCTGCGGAAACTCGACGGTCGTGTACGCGACGCGGATGTCGTTGCCGCGCAGCATGTCGTCGCGAAACTCGACGATGCCCGGCTGCGGCCGGTCCTCTTCATGCGGCAACGGCATGTCGCGATCGCCGCCGACGAGTTCGCCGCGCGTGCCGAGTACCTGGAAGAATACGGTATCGACGTTGTCCGCGCGCAGGAAGTCGAGCGTCGAACTGGCCAGCGACAGTTCGGCGACGCCGTTCACCGGATGGATCTGTCGGGCCAACACATAGGCATCGGTTTCGAGCGCGCGATCGAACGGTCCGTTGGCAATCGACTTCGCGACCAGATACGTAACCGCGATACTCATCGGCCACAGCAGCAGCAGCGGCGCCAGCATCCAGTCGAGAATCTCGCCGAACAGCGAGCGCGGACGCGCGTCGGCGGCGGCTTCGGTTTCGTCGGGCGGTGCGAACGGATTCTCGTAGCTGGCGTCGCGCGCCGTGTCGAAATCGGCCGGCGCGGAGGCCGGTTCTGCGCGGGCGCGCATCGCGGACGTGCCGTCTATTTGTAGTGGTGGCTCGCGGGCATGCCGCCCGAAGCCGGTGCTGGTGGTCGCGTCACATCGGCGGCAGGTGCCGCTTTCTCGAGGCAGTAACCCAGCCCGCGAACCGTCGCGATGCGCACGCCGCCCGGCTCGAGTTTCTTGCGCAGCCGATGCACGTAGACTTCGATCGCGTTGTTGCTGACCTCTTCGCCCCACTCGCACAGATGATCGACGAGCTGTTCTTTCGAGACGAGCCGGCCGATCCGCTGCAGCAGCACTTCGAGTAGTCCGAGTTCGCGCGCCGACAGATCGATCACCTGCTCATTGATGCACGCGACGCGACCGACCTGATCGAACGACAGCGCGCCATGCCGCACCATGGTCGGACCACCGCCCGCGCCGCGTCGCGTGAGTGCGCGCACGCGCGCTTCGAGTTCGTCGAGCACGAACGGTTTGGCCATGTAGTCGTCGGCGCCGAGGTCGAGGCCTTTTACGCGTTCCTCGATGCTGTCGGCGGCGGTGAGGATCAGCACCGGCAGGTTCGAATTGCGCGCGCGCAGGCGGCGCAGTACCTCGAGTCCGGCCATGCGCGGCAGGCCGAGATCGAGGATCAGCAGGTCGAAACTTTGCATCGACAGCGCGGTGTCGGCATCGACGCCGTTCTTGACGTGATCGACGGCATAGGCCGATTGGCGGAGTGATCGGACGAGACCGTCCGCGAGTATGCTGTCGTCTTCGGCAATCAGAATTCGCATGGGGCGCCCAGCGTGACATTGCCGGCACCGCGGGGTCGCCCGGCGCGCAGCGGTCTCCAGAAAATTTGTGGGTAGAGATGGCGAAACCCGCATTCCGGGCTTGCCAAAACTACTGTTTTTTTATACAGTACCTGCGTTTGGTGTGCAGCTTGATGAAACCGGCTGCTCTACCGCCTCAGACGCCGTTCATCATAGCAAAGGACGATTCATGGAAGAAAGCAAGAAAGGCGCGGCTGGACTGACTGCTGAGAAGAGCAAGGCGCTTGCCGCCGCTCTCGCGCAGATCGAAAAGCAGTTCGGCAAGGGGGCGGTCATGCGTCTCGGCGCAGGGGAAGCGGTCGAGGACATCCAGGTGGTGTCCACGGGTTCGCTGGGTCTCGACATCGCGCTGGGCGTCGGCGGTTTGCCGCGCGGCCGGGTGGTCGAAATCTACGGTCCGGAATCGTCGGGCAAGACCACGCTGACGCTGCAGGTCGTCGCGGAAATGCAGAAGCTCGGCGGTACGGCGGCGTTCATCGACGCGGAACACGCGCTGGATATCCAGTACGCCGGCAAGCTCGGCGTGAATGTATCGGACCTGCTCGTTTCACAGCCGGACACTGGCGAACAGGCGCTCGAAATCGCAGACGCACTCGTGCGTTCGGGTTCGATCGACATGATCGTGATCGACTCGGTCGCGGCGCTCGTGCCGAAGGCCGAAATCGAAGGCGAAATGGGCGACTCGCTGCCGGGCCTGCAAGCACGGCTGATGTCGCAGGCACTGCGCAAGCTCACCGGTACGATCAAGCGTACGAACTGCCTCGTCATCTTCATCAACCAGATCCGGATGAAGATCGGCGTGATGTTCGGCAACCCGGAAACCACGACGGGCGGTAACGCGCTGAAGTTCTACGCATCGGTGCGTCTGGACATCCGCCGTATCGGTTCGATCAAGAAGAACGACGAAGTGATTGGCAACGAGACCCGCGTAAAGGTGGTCAAGAACAAGGTCGCGCCGCCGTTCCGCGAAGCGATTTTCGACATCCTCTACGGCGAAGGTATCTCGCGTCAGGGCGAAGTTATCGACCTCGGCGTGCAGGCCAAGATCGTCGACAAGGCCGGCGCCTGGTACAGCTACAACGGCGAACGGATCGGTCAGGGCAAGGACAACGCGCGGGAATTCCTGCGTGAGAATCCGGAGATCGCGCGCGAGATCGAAAACCGCATCCGCGAATCGCTGGGCGTGAACGCGATGCCGACCGATGTGCCGGTCGGCGCCGAAGTCGCGGGCGAAGAAGAGTAATCGTCGCGTGATACGCAAGGGTCGGCCCGTGTCCGATGTCAGACGGGACGCGGGCGGACCGTCCAGCGGCCCGTTTGATGGCGAACCGCGCCGCACAGTTGGCGCGGGTTCGTCGAGAACGCCGAAGCCAGCCGCCGATCCCGCAGATTCGTTCGATCCATTCGAATCGTTCGACGAGCATGACCGCGCAGCCGGCATCGCGTCACCACACGGCGAGAGCGCGTTTGAGAAGAAGCAGGACGGCGCCGCAACGGAAGCCGTCTATAGCCGTTCACGTCGCCCCCGCGACGAACCCGGCGCGTCAACCGAAGACCCCTCCCGCTCCAAACGTCCCGGCCGTTCATTGAAGGGACGCGCACTCGGTTATCTCTCTCGCCGCGAGTACAGCCGCGCCGAACTGTCCCGCAAGCTGATGCCGTTCGCCGACGAAGCGAACCCGCTCGAAGCGCTGCTCGATACGTTGGAGCGCGAAGGCTGGCTATCCGACTCGCGGTTTGCCGAAAGCCTTATCCATCGACGTGCGTCGCGTCTCGGCACGAGCCGGATCGTCGGTGAGTTGAAGCGACACGCAGTCAGCCAGACGCTGATCGAAGAGACCGGCGCGCAACTACGCGAAACCGAGCTGGCTCGAGCCCAGGCGGTCTGGAGCAAGAAGTACGGCGAGCTTCCGCAGACGCTGACCGAGCGCGCGAGGCAGGCGCGCTTTCTCGCGGCACGTGGGTTCTCGCAGGGCGTCATCGGCAAGATACTGAAGGGTATCGAAGACGAGTGAGGCGGGGACTAACCGCAGCACGAATCGCAGCACCAATCACGCAGGCCGTAGCAACGCATCCGCAGCCCCACGACCGCCCCACAGCAAAAAGCCCACAGCGAGCCCACAGCCCGACATGCGTGCAGCCGTATGTTGCACCGCGGCGCCCATGACTGTCGCTGGACTGTCTCAAATACTCGGTATGCTAAAATCAGGCGGTTTTCCAATCCGGCCTTCCGTCTCGCATGCCGCTTTCCACGCCCGTCTCCCGCCAGTTGCGCCATCGTCGCGCAATCCACGCGGAAGCCTATGAGCGCACAGATGGCCTGTGGGATATCGAGGCGTGCCTGACCGACCAGAAGCCACGCGATGTGGCGCTTGCGTCGGGTGTCCGGCCCAACGGCCTGCCGATCCATGAACTCTGGCTCCGCATCACGATCGATCGCAAGCTCACCGTCGTCGACGCCGAAGCGTCGTCCGACTGGGTGCCGTATCCTGGTCAATGCGAAGCCTCCAATCCCGCCTACCGTTCCCTCATCGGCCTCAACCTGCTCAGTAATTTCCGACGCGATACCGCGCGCCTGTTCGGCGGCATCGGCGGCTGCACACATCTCACCGAGCTGTGTGCCGTGCTGCCGACCGCCGCGATCCAGGCGTTCGCAGGCGACGTATGGAATACCGGCAGCGGCGGGCCCGGCGAGAGTCGACCGGCGGGCAATGCATCCGATGACGGAGTCGCAGGCACAGCCAGCGACGCCCGTCGTTCGACCGACCAACCTCCTTTCCAGCTGGGTCGCTGCCACGCGCTGCGGTTCGATGGCGAGGCTGTTCGACAGTTCTATCCGCGCTGGCACGGCCACGCGCCGCGTTCCGCCGAGAGGGCGGGCGCAGCGGGCGAAACCAGTGAGTCCGGCGGAAATCAAGTTCAATCCAACTCTCAGACTGAAGGGAATCACGCATGAAGATTCACGAGTACCAGGGTAAGGAAATCCTGCGGAAATTCGGTGTCGCGGTACCGCGCGGCACACCGGTCTTCACGGTGGATGACGCGGTCAAGGCCGCTGAAGAGCTGGGCGGCCCGGTCTGGGTCGTGAAGGCTCAGATCCACGCGGGTGGCCGTGGCAAGGGCGGCGGCGTGAAGGTCGCCAAGTCGCTGGATCAGGTTCGCGAGTACTCGAACCAGATCCTCGGCATGCAGCTCGTCACGCACCAGACCGGTCCGGAAGGCCAGAAGGTCAATCGCCTGCTGATCGAAG
This portion of the Paraburkholderia flava genome encodes:
- a CDS encoding MFS transporter, encoding MATVGGQIAHAPMTHDEKRVIFASSLGTVFEWYDFYLAGSLASYISKSFFSGVNPTAAFIFTLLGFAAGFAVRPFGAIVFGRLGDMVGRKYTFLVTIVIMGLSTFVVGFLPGYATIGIASPVIFIAMRLLQGLALGGEYGGAATYVAEHAPANRRGFYTSWIQTTATLGLFLSLLVIVGVRSSLGEDTFGAWGWRIPFIASILLLAVSVWIRMQLNESPAFARIKAEGKTSKAPLTEAFGQWKNLKIVILALVGLTAGQAVVWYTGQFYALFFLTQTLKVDGTSANILIALGLLIGTPFFVFFGSLSDRIGRKPIIMAGCLIAALTYFPLFKALTHYANPALEAATQKSPIVVIADPSECSFQFNPVGTAKFTSSCDIAKGALSKAGLNYENVAAPAGTPAQIKVGDTVVNTYDGKAADAKDQLKAFDKTLGTTLKAAGYPAKADPAQLNWPMTVVILTILVIFVTMVYGPIAAMLVEMFPTRIRYTSMSLPYHIGNGWFGGFLPATAFAIVAAKGNIYSGLWYPIVIALATFVIGMLFVKETKDSNIYASD
- a CDS encoding response regulator transcription factor; translated protein: MRILIAEDDSILADGLVRSLRQSAYAVDHVKNGVDADTALSMQSFDLLILDLGLPRMAGLEVLRRLRARNSNLPVLILTAADSIEERVKGLDLGADDYMAKPFVLDELEARVRALTRRGAGGGPTMVRHGALSFDQVGRVACINEQVIDLSARELGLLEVLLQRIGRLVSKEQLVDHLCEWGEEVSNNAIEVYVHRLRKKLEPGGVRIATVRGLGYCLEKAAPAADVTRPPAPASGGMPASHHYK
- the recX gene encoding recombination regulator RecX, whose product is MIRKGRPVSDVRRDAGGPSSGPFDGEPRRTVGAGSSRTPKPAADPADSFDPFESFDEHDRAAGIASPHGESAFEKKQDGAATEAVYSRSRRPRDEPGASTEDPSRSKRPGRSLKGRALGYLSRREYSRAELSRKLMPFADEANPLEALLDTLEREGWLSDSRFAESLIHRRASRLGTSRIVGELKRHAVSQTLIEETGAQLRETELARAQAVWSKKYGELPQTLTERARQARFLAARGFSQGVIGKILKGIEDE
- the recA gene encoding recombinase RecA is translated as MEESKKGAAGLTAEKSKALAAALAQIEKQFGKGAVMRLGAGEAVEDIQVVSTGSLGLDIALGVGGLPRGRVVEIYGPESSGKTTLTLQVVAEMQKLGGTAAFIDAEHALDIQYAGKLGVNVSDLLVSQPDTGEQALEIADALVRSGSIDMIVIDSVAALVPKAEIEGEMGDSLPGLQARLMSQALRKLTGTIKRTNCLVIFINQIRMKIGVMFGNPETTTGGNALKFYASVRLDIRRIGSIKKNDEVIGNETRVKVVKNKVAPPFREAIFDILYGEGISRQGEVIDLGVQAKIVDKAGAWYSYNGERIGQGKDNAREFLRENPEIAREIENRIRESLGVNAMPTDVPVGAEVAGEEE
- a CDS encoding sensor histidine kinase, producing the protein MRARAEPASAPADFDTARDASYENPFAPPDETEAAADARPRSLFGEILDWMLAPLLLLWPMSIAVTYLVAKSIANGPFDRALETDAYVLARQIHPVNGVAELSLASSTLDFLRADNVDTVFFQVLGTRGELVGGDRDMPLPHEEDRPQPGIVEFRDDMLRGNDIRVAYTTVEFPQTPGAQAVLVQVGETLDKRSQLANDIIKGVILPQFVILPLAILLVWFGLSRGLAPLHALQSHIRARRPDDLSPLEARRAPPEIEPLVTSFNDLLTRLEQNMQLQKRFIADAAHQMKTPLAGLRTQAELALRQDAPAEVHRSLEQIATSSEHAARLVTQLLALARAENRMSGQIFARVAVNDVARHAVRDWVQPALAKQMDLGYEGPDESNEAIDVEGNLVMLREMLSNLIDNAIRYTPAGGRITVRVRPEPAASLVHVEVEDTGIGIPSAERERVVERFYRILGRDGDGSGLGLAIVREIATMHGGTLAIEDHVYQTSPHLAGTLVRVSLRTLEPARDLP
- a CDS encoding DUF2889 domain-containing protein codes for the protein MPLSTPVSRQLRHRRAIHAEAYERTDGLWDIEACLTDQKPRDVALASGVRPNGLPIHELWLRITIDRKLTVVDAEASSDWVPYPGQCEASNPAYRSLIGLNLLSNFRRDTARLFGGIGGCTHLTELCAVLPTAAIQAFAGDVWNTGSGGPGESRPAGNASDDGVAGTASDARRSTDQPPFQLGRCHALRFDGEAVRQFYPRWHGHAPRSAERAGAAGETSESGGNQVQSNSQTEGNHA